In Ciconia boyciana chromosome 17, ASM3463844v1, whole genome shotgun sequence, the genomic stretch AAGATGGCAGCAGATGTGGCACAGCACCAGGTTGGAAATTGCCCAGCTGTGCTTGCCAGTGGCTGTTCATGCTTTCCCTGCTAATGCCTACCATGTGCATGGAAAAGTGTGAGGGGAAAATCAGGGTCTTGTGCTGACAGGGGGCAGAAAGTGGTAAATTGAACAATTTACTTGTCTGTACATAAGAATAAGgcttcatcttcctcctgctgcagcccatgtTTACTCAGACCTGTGGATCTGTGCTCTGCATCTCCACCAATTTTAATGCAAAGCCTCACAGCAAGCTGTGGGTCTCAGATCGACGTGTGCTGTGCAGCAGGAAGCCAGGCAGCATGCTTGCAGTGCCTCTTGTTCAAGCTGTGTGGAAGCCCTGGGACACTTAGCAGGTGGATGGTGTGCACACCCAGAAATGAAATGGTGACGGTGAGCAGTGTTTTAACTTGTCAGACATTTCTCCTGTGACTCAGGGGTCTTGTTACTGTGTGTTGGCTTATTGGGAGGCCTGGTAGTGTGTGTGCTGAGTAAAGATAGCTGTCTCTGCCTCTGGGCTGGTGTGCTCTGCGACGCAGATGCCTGGGCTATAGCATTATGAAGCCAAACATGACTGGGCAATCAGTCTACAATATTGAATCCATCACTACTGCAGTGTACATCAGCCTCCAGCAACCACGGTGATGTTAGATCCTGGGCTCACAGTGAATCTCAGCAACTTGTGTGGACTGTGAATGCAAACGTAGACATCTCATGAGCCTTCCTGCTCTGTGTGCTGATTACTGTTCATCTTCTGAATGTCTCAAGTCAGCCATGAGATGCATCCGCCATGGGTTTTTAGGAGTATCTGAATGCCTGCTACCAGTGCATTAAGTGACTTGCTCTGCTAACTACTGCGTAATCTCTCATTTCGCTTTGGACGAGAGCCCTGCGCTGTCCTGGTGGGTCTGGGTGGGCTGGTTTGTACTGGAGAGACCGGGGTAGcggagcaggaggcagggagggctgggagaaACCCTGTGTCCTCTACGGAGCAGTGGGCAGCTCTCCTGAGCCCACCAGCGTGGCTGCTGACTGACATGTCCCTCCTGCTGAGGGCAGATGTACCTGTGTCCCAGGGTGCCGGTGGGTCATGGGATAAACACACCCCATGCAGAGCACAGCGAGGGAAAGAGAGCAAGCCAGGCGAGTGTGAGAGCACTGAGCTCTGCTCTCGTGGACGGAAACCTGAGGTCTCTGATTTTTATGTGCAACAGGCAGGGCTGTGTGTTGGAAGGGGTTTTCTGAGAGACTCCGGAATAAACAGCAGGCACTCAGTGTACTGAAATTCACTCTGAGGGCTGACAATGCCCTCGGACAGGGTGAACCAGTGGCACTTTGGGGTTAAGCTTAATATAGAGCAAGGATTCGTCCGGTGAATCCTTCACTAGTTGCTTTCTGGGGCTCGGTCTCTGACAAGTTTGCAGAAACATCTTGTTCCCTGTTGTGGTTCAGAGCAACGTTGTGGGGTCGGGGGTCCAGACTTTGCTCCTGATCAGGTATTTTATCACCAGGTGCTCGCTCACACAAGCAACCAGTGTTACAGGTAGCAGGGCTTGACACACTGCCAGTTCCTGTTGTGGGTGAGGATTTTTTGTCTGAGATGCTTGGGGCTGCCCTGCCTTACGCCAGGACTGTGGGCTGGCTCTAACGGTTACGCGTGCCCCCTGATGTGATGAGAGTCAGGCTCCCCAGTGCTGGGAGCTGTCAGGACATAACCCGTGTTTCTGTAGCTGCAGCCTGGTCCTGTTACTGACCCTCCTGCCTTTCTCACGTGTGCATGGTATGGAGCAGAAATGGTAGAAGCACATGGTTTATTTCGGCATTCATTTCACTGCCGAGTGGGAAACCAGCCTCCATCTGTAGTGCTGTAGTaagctgctttctcttccctcttgctGACTGTACAactgttttcaggctttttttctcctgtggttTCCTTTGGTGGTTGGTTGTTAAGGGGAAACTGTTCAGGGGAGAAGTTCAGTGTTTTAACTTTTTGCTGAATGTGGGGAAAGGACCAAATAGAAGCTGTAAATGTGCAAAGAAAGGAAGGCTCCAGAATGGGAGTCAGCCATGCATATTGTGGCTTTGCCtaaatacagaagaaacacTATACTGCCAGAAATAAGGATTTTAGGGATGAAATTGCAGTCAAGTCTCTCCTTGCATGTCTCAGACAGTCATTCCAATGGCTTGATAAAGGGATCTGTATTCTCTCTATTACAGCCATGCTAGaagtgctctgttttgttttatcgCATGTCCACGGTGTTGCACTAAATCTGCTCCTGCGCTGTGCCCTGCTGCCTTGCTCCATGAGCTTGGGCTTGTAACAGCGTAGCTGGGGCGGCCAGCCTGACCCTGGCTGAGAACAAACACCCCacccacagctctgcagtgggatggggccTTTGATCCCTGATCAGGCACGGTGTCCTTATGGAAAAGGAGGACGAGCGCTTGCCAGCGAGGCAAGACTCAGTGGTCCTGCTCACCAAATTGACACAGTCTCTGAAGCAGAACCCCTTAAGCCGTAGAGACCCACCGACCTCATCCAAACAAATATCCAGACAAAGGGCACAGTTGTATCTCAGCCTGAAAAGCATCAGGAGAGAGGGAGGTGTTACTGTTCTGCAGAGAACAGCATCCTCCTTGTAACAGGTACTTTAAGAGTAAAACAGGTTTTCTAactcttcctgccttccttcgTTTATTCTAGGGTGAAAATGTCTTCTTTGTCATGACGAATCTGATTGTGACCCCAAACCAGAGGCAAGCCATGTGTGCTGAGGTAGGAAGAACTGAGCCCCTTGGCCCCCAGACCCCTACAAAACTGGGGGTAAGAACTGACAGAGGACACCTGGGGAGCAACGAGCACAGGAAGGATGAAAGGCGAACGGTCTTTCTCTGTAGTGTAATATCTCAGTTGGGAAAATCAGACTGGTTACTGCAAACCTGGAGGTTCAGCTCTCTTAATTTCCAGAGGCACTGATCATGTAGATATCTTGCTGACTTTAGTTGAAGGTGTTGGACATCTGCCCAGCTGGAGATGAGACCAGAACAGTGATTGCTCAGGGTCAGAAAAGGCCATGGGAAAACAACTTTGAGGTGACTCGGTCTAGTTACAGGTAGAGGAGACTTTCTAAGAGCCCCGTCCTGGGAAGGGCTGAACATTCAGGCTTTTGTTACCTTCAGGACATGGGAGGGTGCTTAGTACCTTCCAGAACGTGCCTCACAGGCCAGAGGCATGAGGGTATTTCTGTGTCATGTTGAAAAGTCCTCTGTGGAGACGTGGTTCAGAATGGGCTGGAGCCCGGGGGAGGAGGACGCTGGTCATCCAGGGAGTGTTGTCTCCATGTAGCAGAGATTAATTTTCCATATCACAAGCAGAGGGGTAGCCCAGGCCGAGAGCACAGCTTGCTTGTTCAGGACGCGGCTGTCCTCTAGTGGCTGCGTTAACCCGGCGTGCAGCTGAGAGAAGGGTAATTTTGAGCTCAGAGAGCTTGTAGCTTAAATCAAAGGTAGGGTTATCTCTTAAGGTGAAGTACTGTGGCCTCCTGCTTGGTTTTGGTGAGTGGTAGGTGATGTCTGGGTTTTTCTACAGCCTGTCCCTCTCTAGACTGAACGACCCCGAGAACAGGATGTCGTAGCTGAACCATGGTGTTGCTGGTGGTGTGATACTGCTGAGCTATTTCCACATGATCCGCAGTTACCACTTCAGCTGCACGTTTTCAGTGTTCACCATCCTATAGAGGATTCACCCCACATCAGCAGCACTTTCTTACCCCTCTGAGTCTCGTGTCCTGTCACAGGTCTCACTTCTGTCCTCTTCCACTTTGCAGAGTGTCAGCATTCCCGATGCCCTGTGTTACAAGGACGGGGACTGCCCGGCAGGGGAAGCAGTGGTGGCTGGCAATGGTAAGCGAAGGGTTTCTCCTCCTGTACTGTTTCTGGTAGAGGTGGGTTCCTTCAGAGGCATCAGCCTGGTTACAACCCCAGAGATCTCTGATGACAGAGAGCAGCAaggactttcttttctttaatatcttttattaagATTGCCGCCTTGCTTACAGCTCTGTGGTGGCTGGGCCAAAGCACCCCAGGCTACTCAGAGAAGCAACAAGAGAGTGGTTGTTCCAGCTGAGAGGTCCTTtcacagcagggaggagggcttAGGGTGGCAGTGAAAAGCATCTGATTTTCATGCGCCCTGTAGGCAAGGAGAGGAGGTGGCTGCTCTGTCTGACCTTTTCTGTgatgtctgtgctgcaggggTTAAGACTGGACGTTGTTTGAAAGACACGGACAGCATCGGAGGGACTTGTGAGATACTGGCCTGGTGCCCAGTGGAGAAAAGATCCAAGCCCAAGTACATGGCCATCCTATGCTGTTTTCAAGCTTGAGTTGCTTGGCTTGTGTGTCACTCAGGGCGGTTTCTGGGTTCCCTCTGCTTGGATGCTTGCCTGAATGTTGGCTGTTCCAGTGTAGGAGGGAGCTCTGCATGGGCCCCTGGCAGGACTggccctctgctcccccctgcTTGGCTCACTGGCTGTCCCAGGGCTGTTTCCAGCTCTCAGGGCCCCTCAACCTGCTCGCTCCTCAACAACTCCTTGCTGGCAGTGTGGGGAAAGTGGCATGGCTGGCCTAGCACCATGGGGTGAAACCTAGCTGTTTCTAAAATGGCAATTCCAGTTTAAACATGTGGGCAGGGTACGAACAGGGTATAACGAACAGGGTATAAACCAGATAACAAACCCTTCTCTTCCAGGAAACCACTTCTCGCCAGTGCAGAAAACTTCACTGTTTACATCAAGAACTCAATCCGCTTCCCCAAGTTTAAGTTTTCCAAGTAAGTGCAGGTGCTCGGAGATCCCCCTGTCCTCTCCATCACAGAACCAATAACCTTGGTTTGCTCCACTGTCCTTCTCCTGTCTGAGGGTTGGGGTGGGGAGGCGGATATTCCCCCTTCTAAGGCGCAGGCAGAGACCTTTGGCTTCAGGCTGTGCGGGAACAAGGAGATAATGAGGGCTTGGAGCTTCTCAAAGAGCAACTGGGATAAGGCTGTCCTTCACCAAATGAGGTCTGCGATGGCTCCTACAGTATGGGATGCACCAGAGCTCCTGAGGCAGATGAACCTGTCCACCAGCCAGTGCATAAtcagtgcagagctgcttctgctcccagatattcctcctcttccataaaaatgaagttgCCTGGACAAGGCTGGGAAAATGcaggtttaaaatatttgtttgcatttgctgctgCGGCTCTGGCTCCAatatgaatgaaagaaaaaagtgtagaAAGGAACATACTCTTGCTATTCTGTCAAGCTCAGCTAGACATTTCtagcatctttattttttttccttgaggaaaGTAAGtggccctgcagcaccctggcAACCTGCTCCATGTGAGTCCTTCCTTGAGCCCGGATTCAGCTGGCCTAGTCCCAGTCTGGCCTGGACATCTTTTTTGTGTGGGCAGACTGCTTTCCCTGGGCCAACAGTGGAGAGGCTCGCAGGGTGACAAGGCTGGTGGCAAGGTGCCATCTCTGTTGTGCACGAGGGGTGTTGGAGAAGTCTCTTGTCTCTGCAGTCTTGGTGGCATAGACTATGCAGGCAAGCAAAGAGGGAGACAAGGTGGATTTCCCTCTTCCCTACATGCAGAATGAATGTGCTGGCAACCAACAATGAGTCCTACCTGAAGAGCTGCCGCTACAGCACGGAGCATCCCTACTGCCCCATCTTCCTCCTGGGGAACATCGTCCAGTGGGCTGGGAGCGACTTCCAGGAAATGGCCTCGGAGGTAGGAGTGCCCCTCGGGCTTGTGTGGCTTCCCAGCTGGCTGTACTGCTCGCTGGGTGGCCATGAGGAGAGCCACTGGTGACTGCCCAGGGAACTGCCTCCTGTCCAGGGTGCAGTGGAGAGGTGCTGGTTCTTAAAATCATGCTGGTCCCATTTATCCTGTCCCCAGGGAATGGGAGGCAGGGCGATGTAGGTCCTCTGGAAGAGGTGGTCAGGTCAGTTATCTGTTACTCAGGGCTGCCCAAACTGCTGCTCTACCAGCAgggtttctttgtttaatttcaaCATTACTACACCATCCATTTAAACCCAGAACTCTGGCAGGCCAGTGGGGCTCCTCTGCTCAGAGAACGCCCTGGGAGGCTTCCCCTGTGGGAAATGGACACGTTTCTGCATGGAGTCCTGGGGCTGCAGTGCCAAACAGGCTGTGACCCAGTGTGCGAAGCACAGGGGGGAAGATGGAGCCAGTCTGAGGCATGCCGGGAAGCACAGGGTGAGAAGAGTGCAGGCTTTGTGCTGGCTTCTGCACTTGTGAACTTCAACCCCACATAAAAGAGCGTCTTCTCCACTGAAGTATGTTACAGCCActtaaattaatgaaatcagTGTCCTGGAATAAGAAATCTCCTCCTAGGATACCAGCTCAGGGAAAGCTAGGGTCATGTGTAGAGTAATGTGACTAATACCATAAGCATGAAATTAGCCCATCCAGAAGTGTGTGTGCTTGGGTGTGACCAGAAATGCAGCTGTTCTTGTCCCTGGGGAAAAACTTGGCCAAGGATCTGACAAATTTGAAGACAAATTAATTGAAGTAAGCTTAAAAAACTCACactgtctctctcttttattaAGGGTGGTGTGATAGGAATTCAGATTGAATGGAACTGTGATCTTGATAAAGCCCCTTCTGAATGTAATCCTCACTATTCTTTTAGCCGGCTGGATAACAAGTTTGCAGAAAAGTCCATCTCTTCTGGGTACAACTTCCGGTAGGTAAAGAGGAGAATACGATGCAGTACCGCAGTCAGGCTGAGCTGGTTTGACTTGCAGGCGTTGGAGGTTGGCAGTGAAGTAGTACCAGATCGGACTGTGCCAGGCACTGCCCCAGCCAAGCATGCTGCTTcagcggagggagggaggtagGGAGGAATGCTCACAGCAAGCTAACGCTGGTTTTCATGGGGGAATAGATCTGTTTGAAGAGATAGGTGAATTCAGATGAGTTCTTGTGTGTGTGGGCAGGTTATGGAGTTAAAATCAGTATTGTTGCATTCCAGGTTTGCCAAATATTACCGGGATGCTGAGGGGGTCGACTACCGGACGCTCATTAAAGCATATGGAATCCGCTTTGATGTGATGGTGAATGGCAAGGTGAGTTCCCAGGCCAGAGTATTTCCAGTcctggagaggaagaaggagggaggCATTTCTCAGTGGGGAGGCAGCTCTGGGATGAGAACAGCCTCTCTGGCTTGTAGGAAAGGGTTCTTGCCATTCATCCATGTGGAGCTAACCTTACATAAGAAAGGAGATGACCTGGGGTGCAGATGAGTCTGCATCTCTTCTACCTAAAACCAGGCTCATGTAAAGTCCAACAGAAGTAAATATGCACCAGAGACTTGTCTTTCATCCATACgtactgcagaagaaagaagcctAATCCAGGGATGACGCGAGCTCGGAAATGCAGCCATGAACAGCTGGATGAGAGACACACACAGACCTTTAGCCTCCAAGATTGTTCACTGCAAATCTTTTGTGGCTGTGCCTGCTTGTTGCTAACAAAACAGATCCACGGGCACTAGCAGCTTCCCCTGTGTAATGCCGTGCCCCTGATTTTGTTTCTTGGGTTGTTCTTTCACCGAGTACTTCatgaccttttttcttttaggcagGGAAATTTAACATCATTCCCACCATTATCAATATCGGTTCGGGGCTTGCTCTCATGGGAGTGGTAAGtgaatgcattttcttaaagTAACATATTGGGACCTAGATCCATCGTTTAGCTGTTATAAGGATAAAATGGGACGGTTTGTTTATATCTTCTCTAGCAGAGTTTTTGTTACTCTGGCTGCTGAGTGAGGTGTGTGGTTGTGTCCTGTCTTAAAGGCATTTGTTCATCTACCTCGTAGTCTAAATGCCCCTAAAATTACATGGAGTATGAAGGAAAATACAGCTCCTACAAGTTATTCTTCTTTAATTAATGCTCATGGCTAATTAATCAGAATACTTCCTCTTCTGCTCTAAAGATAAAACACAagttctttctgtttgcagGGAGCTTTCTTTTGTGACCTGGTGCTGCTGTATCTGATTAAAAAGAGTAACTTTTATCGAGGCAAAAAGTATGAGGAAGTAAAGTAAGTGGGCTTGGCTTTTGTGTTTAAACGTAATGGCTTTATTGTTATGACTAATAGAAGGAGATATGGGAACACAGTAAACATTAATGGCAAACAAAGGCCAATTccaggaaattaaaatcctCCAAATTAGTTTAGCCAAgttcctccctccttctgtaATTCATTGCTGC encodes the following:
- the P2RX5 gene encoding P2X purinoceptor 5 isoform X1, which produces MGQVAWKGLFLSLFDYKTEKYVIAKNKKVGILYRVVQLSILAYLVGWVFVVKKGYQDTDTSLQSSVITKLKGVAFTNTSELGERLWDVADYVIPPQGENVFFVMTNLIVTPNQRQAMCAEVGRTEPLGPQTPTKLGSVSIPDALCYKDGDCPAGEAVVAGNGVKTGRCLKDTDSIGGTCEILAWCPVEKRSKPKKPLLASAENFTVYIKNSIRFPKFKFSKMNVLATNNESYLKSCRYSTEHPYCPIFLLGNIVQWAGSDFQEMASEGGVIGIQIEWNCDLDKAPSECNPHYSFSRLDNKFAEKSISSGYNFRFAKYYRDAEGVDYRTLIKAYGIRFDVMVNGKAGKFNIIPTIINIGSGLALMGVGAFFCDLVLLYLIKKSNFYRGKKYEEVKSSSRKSLSSPTLNGNQSPDQLGGL
- the P2RX5 gene encoding P2X purinoceptor 5 isoform X4, yielding MQSLTASCGSQIDVCCAAGSQAACLQCLLFKLCGSPGTLSRWMVCTPRNEMVTGENVFFVMTNLIVTPNQRQAMCAESVSIPDALCYKDGDCPAGEAVVAGNGVKTGRCLKDTDSIGGTCEILAWCPVEKRSKPKKPLLASAENFTVYIKNSIRFPKFKFSKMNVLATNNESYLKSCRYSTEHPYCPIFLLGNIVQWAGSDFQEMASEGGVIGIQIEWNCDLDKAPSECNPHYSFSRLDNKFAEKSISSGYNFRFAKYYRDAEGVDYRTLIKAYGIRFDVMVNGKAGKFNIIPTIINIGSGLALMGVGAFFCDLVLLYLIKKSNFYRGKKYEEVKSSSRKSLSSPTLNGNQSPDQLGGL
- the P2RX5 gene encoding P2X purinoceptor 5 isoform X3 — protein: MQSLTASCGSQIDVCCAAGSQAACLQCLLFKLCGSPGTLSRWMVCTPRNEMVTGENVFFVMTNLIVTPNQRQAMCAEVGRTEPLGPQTPTKLGSVSIPDALCYKDGDCPAGEAVVAGNGVKTGRCLKDTDSIGGTCEILAWCPVEKRSKPKKPLLASAENFTVYIKNSIRFPKFKFSKMNVLATNNESYLKSCRYSTEHPYCPIFLLGNIVQWAGSDFQEMASEGGVIGIQIEWNCDLDKAPSECNPHYSFSRLDNKFAEKSISSGYNFRFAKYYRDAEGVDYRTLIKAYGIRFDVMVNGKAGKFNIIPTIINIGSGLALMGVGAFFCDLVLLYLIKKSNFYRGKKYEEVKSSSRKSLSSPTLNGNQSPDQLGGL
- the P2RX5 gene encoding P2X purinoceptor 5 isoform X2; the encoded protein is MGQVAWKGLFLSLFDYKTEKYVIAKNKKVGILYRVVQLSILAYLVGWVFVVKKGYQDTDTSLQSSVITKLKGVAFTNTSELGERLWDVADYVIPPQGENVFFVMTNLIVTPNQRQAMCAESVSIPDALCYKDGDCPAGEAVVAGNGVKTGRCLKDTDSIGGTCEILAWCPVEKRSKPKKPLLASAENFTVYIKNSIRFPKFKFSKMNVLATNNESYLKSCRYSTEHPYCPIFLLGNIVQWAGSDFQEMASEGGVIGIQIEWNCDLDKAPSECNPHYSFSRLDNKFAEKSISSGYNFRFAKYYRDAEGVDYRTLIKAYGIRFDVMVNGKAGKFNIIPTIINIGSGLALMGVGAFFCDLVLLYLIKKSNFYRGKKYEEVKSSSRKSLSSPTLNGNQSPDQLGGL